The proteins below come from a single Geobacillus thermoleovorans genomic window:
- a CDS encoding bis-aminopropyl spermidine synthase family protein, which yields MSKVGIAAESRRIDTLLLRALYFGPKSYWELMRAGKAQTHQVLKALQSLLEGELAAYNGDRFVITEKGRRQAETMGLERVTEQRCEACAGRGIVLRPPFDSVLAAFQDIVAMRPKATPDFDQGYVTPETTVRRLALMAQQGDLMGRDILLLGDDDLTSIAAALSGLPRRICVLDVDERIVRFIRDVAQDQGWDHIHAEVYDVRDELPSHLRGQFDVFFTDPVDTVKGLLLFLSRCTEGVRGPGAAGYFGLSYLEASWRKWRQIQQGILDIGFAITDMLSAFQDYQLEDIVFLDWARMAPVPVKEPDIPFYVSTVYRLEMVEEPRPLFFGRVEFGQDFYYDEEFCVKE from the coding sequence ATGTCGAAAGTCGGCATTGCTGCGGAAAGTCGTCGGATCGACACGCTTCTGCTTCGTGCGCTTTACTTTGGTCCCAAATCCTACTGGGAACTGATGCGGGCAGGGAAAGCCCAGACGCACCAAGTGCTGAAGGCGCTGCAGTCGCTCTTGGAGGGCGAGCTGGCGGCCTACAACGGCGACCGCTTTGTGATCACTGAGAAAGGGCGTCGTCAGGCAGAAACTATGGGCCTAGAACGGGTGACCGAACAGCGCTGTGAGGCTTGCGCGGGGCGCGGCATTGTTCTGAGACCGCCTTTTGACAGCGTCCTTGCTGCTTTTCAAGATATTGTAGCCATGCGACCCAAGGCGACACCCGACTTTGACCAAGGGTATGTGACGCCCGAGACAACCGTGCGGCGGCTGGCCCTGATGGCCCAACAGGGAGATCTGATGGGACGAGACATTTTGCTACTGGGCGATGATGACCTTACAAGCATTGCGGCCGCGCTCTCGGGGCTGCCGCGGCGCATCTGTGTCCTGGATGTGGATGAGCGCATTGTCCGCTTTATCCGCGATGTGGCTCAGGACCAAGGTTGGGACCACATCCACGCCGAGGTCTACGACGTGCGGGATGAATTGCCGTCCCATCTCCGTGGCCAGTTTGATGTGTTCTTCACGGACCCGGTCGACACCGTCAAGGGCCTCCTGCTTTTTTTAAGCCGCTGCACAGAGGGGGTGCGTGGGCCCGGTGCCGCGGGCTATTTTGGACTCTCTTACTTGGAGGCCTCTTGGCGGAAATGGCGGCAGATCCAGCAGGGCATCCTTGACATAGGCTTTGCCATCACTGACATGCTGAGCGCCTTCCAAGACTATCAGTTAGAGGATATTGTGTTCCTAGACTGGGCGCGCATGGCACCGGTGCCGGTCAAAGAACCCGATATCCCCTTCTACGTCAGCACCGTCTATCGCTTAGAGATGGTCGAGGAGCCTCGGCCCCTCTTTTTCGGGCGGGTGGAGTTTGGGCAGGACTTCTACTACGACGAAGAGTTCTGCGTCAAAGAATAG
- a CDS encoding GNAT family N-acetyltransferase, which translates to MYRKEFYVFDQDHPVPAVIRNYEEKDFPGLILIQQESFPPPFPSELWWNTEQLKNHVTLFPEGALCVEVNGEIAGSMTGLIVDFDPSHPDHTWEEITDNGYIRNHNPNGNTLYVVDIGVRPAYRKLGLGKWLMLSMYEVVVHLGLERLLGGGRMPGYHKKAHEMTAEQYLEAVVKGELKDPVITFLLRCGRTPVKVVANYLEDEESCNYVALMEWKNPFYRSKS; encoded by the coding sequence ATGTATCGAAAGGAGTTTTATGTCTTTGACCAAGACCATCCTGTTCCAGCAGTGATCCGAAATTATGAAGAAAAAGACTTTCCTGGCTTAATCCTCATCCAACAGGAAAGTTTCCCGCCACCATTCCCCTCTGAGTTATGGTGGAACACGGAACAATTGAAAAATCATGTTACGCTCTTTCCAGAGGGAGCCTTATGTGTTGAGGTGAATGGTGAAATTGCGGGGTCAATGACAGGGCTTATTGTCGACTTTGATCCCAGCCATCCAGACCATACATGGGAAGAGATCACGGATAATGGATATATCCGTAACCATAACCCAAACGGGAATACGCTTTATGTCGTTGATATTGGCGTGCGCCCTGCCTACCGCAAATTGGGGCTGGGAAAATGGCTGATGCTATCCATGTATGAAGTGGTTGTTCATTTGGGACTAGAGCGGCTGTTAGGCGGAGGGAGGATGCCTGGCTATCATAAAAAAGCGCATGAGATGACAGCGGAGCAATATCTCGAAGCGGTAGTAAAAGGCGAATTGAAGGATCCTGTTATTACCTTCCTGCTTCGCTGCGGCCGCACACCGGTCAAAGTGGTGGCGAACTATTTAGAAGATGAAGAATCGTGCAATTATGTTGCACTGATGGAATGGAAAAATCCTTTTTATCGCTCAAAATCTTAA
- a CDS encoding GNAT family N-acetyltransferase, whose protein sequence is MEYRRITSIEDPLFKKMHQLMQNVFPPEEVLAFDLWKEPLEDPGIRVCVAVHEGEVVGATEYRYYEDLNVAITDFTIIGQAGLGIGRFLAKKRLEDLQNWAAANGKQLYGMFAEIYDPYRMEHYEFGGIKPMDPYVRREVLSHLGYKRLDFPYVHPSWNNDGEAVTGLDLCFLPMDDSVNELPADLVVKFLKRYYSVLSNKPRDWYEMMEKLEAKNTIPLLPI, encoded by the coding sequence ATGGAGTATCGCAGAATTACGAGCATTGAAGACCCTTTGTTTAAGAAAATGCATCAATTGATGCAAAATGTATTTCCTCCGGAAGAAGTATTAGCATTTGATTTGTGGAAAGAGCCTCTGGAAGATCCGGGAATTCGTGTGTGCGTTGCTGTTCACGAAGGAGAGGTAGTAGGCGCGACTGAGTACCGCTATTATGAAGATTTAAATGTCGCTATTACAGATTTTACCATTATCGGCCAAGCAGGTCTGGGGATCGGTCGATTTTTAGCTAAAAAGCGACTGGAGGATTTGCAAAATTGGGCCGCTGCAAATGGAAAGCAGTTGTATGGCATGTTCGCCGAGATTTATGATCCTTACCGGATGGAGCATTATGAATTTGGTGGGATTAAGCCGATGGATCCATATGTTCGTCGTGAGGTATTATCTCATTTGGGATATAAGCGGCTTGACTTCCCTTATGTCCATCCATCATGGAACAATGATGGAGAAGCCGTAACCGGGCTTGATCTTTGTTTCCTTCCGATGGACGATAGCGTGAATGAACTTCCAGCGGATCTTGTTGTGAAGTTTTTGAAACGTTATTATTCTGTCTTATCGAACAAACCAAGGGATTGGTATGAAATGATGGAAAAACTAGAGGCGAAAAATACCATACCGCTATTACCGATTTAA